The genomic window CGGCCAGGGTTATCGTGGCCGTTCCTGTGGCAAGCCGTCAGGCCATAGCAGAATTCTCACGACTGGCCGACGAGATCATCGTACTGGAATCACCCCTCGATTTCCATGCTGTAGCACAGGTCTATGAACACTGGTACGATGTCAGTGATGCAGAGGTATTGTCACTGATCGAAAACTGTAAAAGGTGAATTCGGGGTGAATTTCACCCCAACCCTATCTTTTTGCCTTTTATTACGCTATAATGCGGCACTTTTCTGCAAGAGAGTATCAAACTCCTTATTCGAGATAAACACATCTCCTCTATTTTCCACGAACAAAAGCGTGTGACACAAAGTTTGGTATCAGTTGCATAAAACAGGGTTTTACGCCTCTTAATACCATTGGAAACTTTTCTGATCGAAGCAAGACAAATTCAACACCGACCATTTTAACATAAAGACAACTCTATGAAATTTACAGATTTTAACCTAAAAGACACCATTATGGCTGCCGTAACGGAAGCCGGATTTACAGAACCAAGCCCAGTACAGAAAGATGCCATTCCATTGGTACTCGAGGGTCATGACATGATCGCACAGGCACAGACAGGTACAGGTAAAACAGCAGCATTCGGTCTGCCTATCATGTCCATGATGAAAGGTGACGGTTCTGTTGAAGGTCTTGTCATCGTTCCAACACGTGAACTTGCCATGCAGGTTTCTGACGAACTCTACCGTTTTGGTAAGAATGCAGGGCTTAGAACAGCAACTGTTTACGGCGGTACTCCCTATGGAAAACAGATAGAGCGTATCAAACAGGCTTCTATCGTGGTTGCAACTCCGGGCAGACTGCAAGACCTTCTTATGTCAGGAAAGATCAAGATAAACCCAAATTTCGTGGTCCTCGATGAAGCAGATGAAATGCTCGATATGGGTTTCCTCGACGAGATCAAAAACATCTTTACTTTCCTTCCGAAACAGCGTCAGACACTTATGTTCTCGGCAACCATGCCGAATGCTATCAGAAAACTGGCAGAGCAGATCCTGAATGATCCTAAGACTGTCTCCATTACGAAGTCTGAAAAGACCAATACAAAGATCACCCAGCTCTACTATGTCGTTCAGGAGAGAGAGCGTGATGATGCCCTTGTAAGACTGATCGACTTCAAGAACCCGGACAAATGTATTATCTTCTGTCGTATGAAAAAAGAGGTGGACAGACTGGTAGCTCACATGACCGCACAGGGATTCAAGGTTTCCGGACTGCATGGCGATATGGAGCAGAAGCAGAGGGAAGTAACCATCAGAGCCTTCAAGTCAGGTGGTATTGACATCTTCATCGCAACAGATGTTGCCGCACGTGGTCTTGACGTCAACGATGTCACACACGTCTTCAACTACCACATTCCATTTGACTCCGAGTCTTACGTACACCGTATCGGACGTACAGGACGTGGCGGCAAGACGGGTGAGGCTATTACACTGGTAAGCCCCAACGAGCTGAGAACCATCAAGCGTATCGAAAAAGATGTCGGTGCGAAGCTCATTACGCAGGTCATCCCTACCCGTATGGAAGTCCAGAACAACCGTAACGACGAGCTCATCGCCAAGATCGCACAGACGCAGATCACCGACAAAGCGATCGAACTGGTCAAAACACTTCAGCACGACCTTGACATCGTCACCATTGCACACCTGCTTG from Sulfurovum riftiae includes these protein-coding regions:
- a CDS encoding DEAD/DEAH box helicase, with product MKFTDFNLKDTIMAAVTEAGFTEPSPVQKDAIPLVLEGHDMIAQAQTGTGKTAAFGLPIMSMMKGDGSVEGLVIVPTRELAMQVSDELYRFGKNAGLRTATVYGGTPYGKQIERIKQASIVVATPGRLQDLLMSGKIKINPNFVVLDEADEMLDMGFLDEIKNIFTFLPKQRQTLMFSATMPNAIRKLAEQILNDPKTVSITKSEKTNTKITQLYYVVQERERDDALVRLIDFKNPDKCIIFCRMKKEVDRLVAHMTAQGFKVSGLHGDMEQKQREVTIRAFKSGGIDIFIATDVAARGLDVNDVTHVFNYHIPFDSESYVHRIGRTGRGGKTGEAITLVSPNELRTIKRIEKDVGAKLITQVIPTRMEVQNNRNDELIAKIAQTQITDKAIELVKTLQHDLDIVTIAHLLASMVQSEISVKGKDNIGLGLEEIELLIERAMQNRGGGGGGRNRGRGGFRGNNRRRSGGGDRNKHGRNGRSGRNGGRGSDRG